A section of the Rattus norvegicus strain BN/NHsdMcwi chromosome 15, GRCr8, whole genome shotgun sequence genome encodes:
- the Slitrk6 gene encoding SLIT and NTRK-like protein 6 precursor, translating into MKLRICLLYPSLLACLSLQSQSPMPPVRGSCDTLCTCEEKDGIMIINCEEKGINTLSQISVPPSRPFHLSLLNNGLTTLHTNDFSGLTNALSIHLGFNNIADIETGAFNGLGLLKQLHINHNSLEILKEDTFHGLENLEFLQADNNFITVIEQSAFSKLNRLKVLILNDNAIESLPPNIFRFVPLTHLDLRGNQLQTLPYVGFLEHIGRILDLQLEDNKWACNCELLQLKNWLENMPPQSIIGDVICYSPPLFKGSILSRLKKESICPTPPVYEEHEDPAGSLLAITSSTSDSRLSSKNTSILKQPTKAPGSVPYLTKPSTQLPVPYCPVPCNCKVLSPSGLLIHCQERNIESVSDLQPPPHNPRKLILAGNIIHTLMKADLMDYFTLEMLHLGNNRIEVLEEGSFMNLTRLQKLYLNGNHLTKLYKGMFLGLSSLEYLYLEYNAVKEILPGTFNPMPKLKVLYLNNNLLHVLPAHIFLGIPLTRVNLKTNQFTHLPVSNILDDLDLLIQIDLEDNPWDCSCDLVGLQQWIHKLGKGTVTDDILCASPGHLDKKELKALNSELLCPGLVNNPSMPTQTSYIIVTSPTMAADAAGTLLSSLTDAVPLSVLILGLLIVFITIVFCAAGIVVFVLHRRRRYKKKKVEEQLRDTSPVHLQYSMYGHKTTHHTTERPSSSLYEQHMVSPMVHVYRSPSFGPKHLEEVEERSDKEGNDAKHLQRSLLERENHSPLTGSNMKYKVVDQSTDFLPFQDASLLYRNILDKERELQQLGITEYLRKNIAQLQPDVEVNYPGAHEELKLMETLMYSRPRKVLVEQTKNEYFELKANLHAEPDYLEVLEQQT; encoded by the coding sequence ATGAAGCTGAGGATTTGTCTCCTTTATCCCTCTCTTCTTGCTTGTCTATCTCTACAGTCGCAGTCACCCATGCCCCCAGTCAGAGGCTCTTGCGACACTCTTTGTACTTGTGAAGAGAAAGATGGCATAATGATAATAAATTGTGAAGAAAAGGGCATCAATACATTATCCCAAATAAGTGTGCCACCGTCACGACCTTTCCACTTAAGTTTATTAAATAATGGCTTGACAACGCTCCACACAAATGACTTTTCTGGGCTTACCAATGCCCTTTCAATACACCTTGGATTTAACAACATAGCAGATATCGAGACAGGTGCATTTAATGGCCTTGGACTTCTTAAACAACTTCATATCAATCACAATTCCTTGGAGATTCTCAAAGAGGATACCTTCCACGGTTTGGAGAACCTGGAATTTTTGCAGGCTGATAATAATTTCATTACAGTGATTGAACAGAGTGCCTTCAGTAAGCTCAACAGGCTGAAAGTGTTAATTTTAAATGACAATGCCATCGAGAGTCTTCCTCCAAACATATTTCGATTCGTTCCTTTAACCCATCTAGATCTTCGTGGAAACCAGTTGCAAACGTTGCCTTATGTTGGCTTTTTAGAACACATTGGCCGGATATTGGATCTCCAGTTGGAGGACAATAAGTGGGCCTGCAATTGTGAATTATTGCAGCTAAAGAACTGGCTGGAAAATATGCCTCCACAGTCTATCATTGGTGACGTCATATGCTACAGCCCTCCACTTTTCAAAGGAAGCATACTGAGCCGATTGAAAAAGGAATCTATTTGCCCTACTCCCCCAGTGTATGAAGAGCACGAGGACCCAGCAGGGTCTTTGTTGGCCATAACATCTTCCACAAGTGACAGCCGCCTATCAAGCAAGAATACATCCATTTTAAAACAACCCACCAAAGCGCCAGGTTCCGTACCTTACCTTACGAAGCCGTCCACTCAGCTTCCGGTACCCTATTGTCCTGTTCCGTGCAACTGCAAAGTTCTCTCCCCTTCAGGACTTCTAATCCACTGTCAGGAACGCAATATTGAAAGTGTGTCAGATCTGCAACCTCCTCCACACAATCCTAGAAAGCTGATCCTTGCAGGCAATATTATTCATACTTTAATGAAGGCTGACCTGATGGACTATTTCACGTTGGAAATGCTTCACTTGGGAAACAATCGTATTGAAGTTCTTGAAGAAGGGTCATTTATGAACCTGACAAGGCTCCAGAAACTCTATCTCAATGGCAACCATCTGACCAAACTATATAAAGGCATGTTCCTTGGTCTTTCCAGTCTCGAGTATTTGTATCTCGAGTACAATGCGGTAAAGGAAATATTACCAGGGACCTTCAACCCAATGCCTAAACTGAAAGTTCTTTATTTAAATAACAATCTCCTTCACGTTTTACCGGCACATATTTTTTTAGGTATTCCTCTAACTAgagtaaatcttaaaacaaaccaATTCACCCATTTACCTGTAAGCAACATCTTAGATGACCTtgacttactgatacagattgaCCTTGAGGATAACCCATGGGATTGCTCCTGTGACCTGGTTGGATTGCAGCAATGGATACACAAGCTTGGCAAGGGCACCGTGACGGATGACATCCTCTGCGCTTCCCCAGGGCATCTTGACAAAAAGGAATTAAAAGCCCTCAACAGTGAACTTCTCTGCCCTGGTTTAGTGAATAACCCTTCCATGCCAACTCAGACTAGCTACATTATTGTCACTTCTCCCACAATGGCAGCCGATGCGGCTGGTACCCTTTTGAGTTCCCTAACTGATGCTGTGCCCCTATCGGTTCTGATATTAGGACTTCTGATTGTGTTCATAACTATTGTATTCTGCGCCGCGGGGATAGTGGTATTTGTCCTCCACCgcagaagaagatacaagaagaaaaaggtagaGGAGCAACTGAGAGACACCAGTCCTGTACACCTGCAGTACAGCATGTATGGTCATAAAACAACTCACCATACAACGGAAaggccctcttcctctctctacgaACAGCACATGGTGAGCCCAATGGTTCACGTCTACAGAAGCCCATCCTTCGGTCCAAAGCATTTGGAAGAAGTTGAAGAAAGAAGTGATAAAGAAGGAAACGATGCGAAGCATCTTCAAAGGAGCCTGTTGGAACGAGAAAATCATTCACCCCTTACAGGTTCAAATATGAAATACAAAGTCGTAGACCAATCAACAGATTTCCTACCTTTTCAGGATGCGAGTTTACTATACAGGAACATTttggacaaagaaagagaacttcagcagCTTGGCATCACAGAGTACCTACGGAAAAATATTGCTCAGCTCCAGCCAGATGTAGAGGTTAACTATCCTGGAGCCCACGAGGAGCTGAAACTAATGGAAACTCTGATGTACTCACGACCCAGGAAGGTGCTGGTAGAACAGACTAAAAATGAGTATTTTGAGCTCAAAGCGAACTTGCATGCTGAGCCTGACTATCTAGAAGTCTTGGAACAGCAGACATAG